From the genome of Leptolyngbya subtilissima AS-A7, one region includes:
- a CDS encoding TPM domain-containing protein: protein MRHALNILVICVVSLCAWLPMAPALAYDNPELLPDTQTAIIDLAKSLSARQEESLDSKLNDFEAETGWKLRVLTQYDQTPGRAVKDFWGLDDRSIMLVADPRGGNLLNFSVGDAVYDLLPRTFWIELQTRYGNQFFVRENGEDNSILSALESIQGCLRQGGCNVVPGLPQEQWVLTLITSIVGGVICGFAAHPRKPGQIFAWQWVLIFSPLWGILFFAFGIGPVVTRTSDWLPLTRNVAGFLIGALVAFLTPILGNQASSET, encoded by the coding sequence ATGAGACACGCGCTAAACATTTTGGTCATTTGTGTAGTAAGCCTCTGCGCCTGGCTGCCAATGGCACCGGCCTTGGCCTACGACAACCCAGAACTCTTGCCCGATACCCAGACTGCCATCATTGATCTGGCCAAGTCGCTCAGCGCTCGCCAAGAAGAAAGCCTCGACTCTAAGCTCAACGACTTTGAAGCCGAAACTGGCTGGAAGCTGCGTGTGCTTACCCAGTACGACCAAACTCCAGGTCGGGCGGTTAAAGACTTTTGGGGCCTCGACGATCGCAGCATTATGCTAGTAGCCGACCCGCGCGGCGGCAATCTGCTTAACTTCAGCGTAGGCGATGCCGTCTACGACCTGCTGCCCCGCACCTTTTGGATTGAGCTGCAAACCCGCTACGGCAATCAGTTCTTTGTGCGCGAAAACGGCGAAGACAACTCTATTCTCAGCGCCCTGGAGTCAATTCAGGGCTGTCTGCGCCAGGGGGGCTGCAATGTGGTGCCCGGTCTGCCTCAAGAGCAGTGGGTGCTAACACTGATTACCTCCATTGTCGGCGGGGTCATCTGTGGATTTGCGGCTCACCCCCGCAAGCCTGGACAAATTTTCGCCTGGCAGTGGGTGCTGATCTTTTCGCCTCTGTGGGGGATTCTGTTCTTTGCCTTTGGCATTGGCCCGGTGGTAACCCGTACCAGTGACTGGCTGCCCCTAACGCGTAACGTTGCTGGCTTTTTGATTGGCGCTTTAGTAGCCTTTCTGACTCCAATTCTCGGCAATCAGGCCTCTTCTGAGACCTAA
- a CDS encoding TOBE-like domain-containing protein: MGIRVDNVSKQFGDFQALEPITLDIKSGSLVALLGPSGSGKSTLLRVIAGLEQADTGRIYISAQDATHKTVQDRQVGFVFQHYALFKHLTVRKNVAFALELQKWPQDRIKNRVDTLLDLVQLDGLGDRYPSQLSGGQRQRVALARALAVEPQVLLLDEPFGALDAKVRKDLRDWLRRLHNDVHVTTVFVTHDQEEAMEIADEIVVMSQGRVEQVGSPAEIYENPATPFVMSFIGAVNVLSPDNTWKSLHRDAPTHGEVFLRPHDIEIFTEHHDGSVAATINHIIHLGWTIRIELTLDNGHPITAHINREQYRDLGVETGQTVYLRAKLIRSFAPAPGYAPSVA; encoded by the coding sequence GTGGGAATTAGAGTAGATAACGTTTCAAAACAGTTTGGGGATTTTCAAGCCCTAGAGCCCATCACTCTAGATATCAAGAGTGGTTCTTTGGTGGCCCTGCTGGGACCTTCAGGCTCGGGTAAGTCGACCCTGCTGCGGGTGATTGCCGGTTTAGAGCAGGCCGACACCGGCAGAATCTACATCTCGGCCCAAGACGCCACCCACAAAACGGTGCAAGATCGCCAGGTGGGTTTTGTGTTTCAACACTACGCCCTGTTTAAACACCTCACCGTGCGCAAAAACGTGGCCTTTGCCCTAGAGCTGCAAAAGTGGCCCCAGGATCGCATTAAGAATCGGGTCGATACCCTGCTCGACCTGGTGCAGCTGGATGGATTGGGCGATCGCTACCCCTCCCAGCTTTCTGGTGGTCAGCGGCAGCGGGTGGCTCTGGCGCGGGCCCTCGCCGTTGAACCCCAGGTGCTGCTGCTCGACGAGCCCTTCGGTGCCCTCGACGCTAAGGTGCGCAAAGATCTGCGCGACTGGCTGCGCCGCCTTCACAACGATGTGCATGTCACCACCGTCTTCGTCACCCACGACCAGGAAGAAGCGATGGAAATCGCCGACGAAATCGTGGTGATGAGCCAGGGTCGAGTCGAGCAGGTGGGCTCCCCCGCTGAGATTTACGAAAACCCGGCCACTCCCTTTGTGATGAGCTTTATCGGTGCGGTTAACGTGCTCTCCCCCGACAACACCTGGAAGTCGCTCCACCGCGACGCCCCCACCCACGGGGAGGTGTTTCTACGCCCCCACGATATTGAGATCTTCACCGAGCATCACGACGGCAGTGTTGCCGCCACGATCAACCACATCATTCACCTGGGCTGGACGATTCGCATTGAGCTGACCCTCGATAACGGCCATCCCATTACTGCCCACATCAACCGTGAGCAGTATCGCGACCTGGGCGTTGAGACAGGGCAAACGGTTTACCTACGAGCCAAGCTGATTCGTAGCTTTGCCCCTGCACCGGGCTATGCGCCGTCGGTGGCCTAA
- a CDS encoding GNAT family N-acetyltransferase produces MQIRPGEVRDSVAIAALLTALDYPVTPDFVVHSLQRQLTHADAAVLVAVEQDAVVGLISLHFIPQLALPGDFCRISYFCVDPAARGQGVGAALETEASKLAWARGCNRIEVHCHNRRAQTHRFYYRQGYVESPKYLVKPAPP; encoded by the coding sequence ATGCAGATTAGACCCGGCGAGGTGAGAGACAGTGTGGCGATCGCGGCCCTGCTTACTGCCCTCGACTACCCCGTCACCCCCGACTTTGTCGTTCACAGTCTCCAGCGGCAGCTCACCCATGCCGATGCCGCGGTTCTGGTCGCCGTAGAACAGGACGCCGTTGTTGGTCTCATTTCGCTGCACTTTATTCCGCAGCTGGCGTTGCCGGGAGACTTTTGCCGCATCAGCTACTTTTGTGTTGACCCGGCGGCACGGGGGCAGGGAGTGGGGGCGGCGCTGGAAACAGAGGCCAGCAAGCTGGCTTGGGCGCGGGGGTGCAATCGTATTGAAGTGCACTGTCACAACCGCCGCGCGCAGACTCATCGGTTTTATTACCGGCAGGGCTATGTTGAGTCGCCTAAATATTTAGTCAAGCCCGCTCCTCCCTAG
- the cysT gene encoding sulfate ABC transporter permease subunit CysT has protein sequence MTSSPPSSSPGLWHQILHAPWTWRVTWFYLTLFLFLPMAALVLKALTLNPAEIWRIATDPVAISTYNVTFFTALVASIINGFAGLIIAWVLVRYEFPGKRFLDAIIDLPFALPTAVAGLTLSTIYSTNGWIGGFLEPFGIRVSFTRLGVLVAMIFIALPFSVRTVQPVLQDLEPEMEEAAWSMGASRWQTFWRVILPPLMPAILTGVAMGFSRAVGEYGSVVIIAGNIPFQDLIAPVLIIQRLEQFDYAGATVIGTVLLLISLSALLVINLIQARGRRFYG, from the coding sequence ATGACTTCATCCCCACCGTCTTCATCCCCAGGTCTTTGGCACCAGATTCTCCACGCTCCCTGGACTTGGCGGGTTACCTGGTTCTATCTCACCCTGTTTTTGTTTTTGCCGATGGCGGCGCTTGTGCTCAAGGCGCTGACCCTAAACCCGGCAGAGATTTGGCGCATTGCTACCGATCCGGTGGCGATCTCGACCTACAACGTCACCTTTTTTACGGCGCTGGTGGCCAGCATTATCAACGGCTTTGCTGGGCTAATTATTGCCTGGGTGCTGGTGCGCTATGAGTTTCCGGGGAAGCGGTTTTTAGATGCCATCATCGATCTGCCCTTTGCTCTGCCTACGGCGGTGGCCGGTTTAACCCTATCGACTATCTACAGCACCAACGGCTGGATTGGCGGCTTTCTAGAGCCCTTTGGCATTCGAGTGTCGTTTACCCGTCTGGGGGTGCTGGTGGCGATGATCTTTATCGCGCTGCCCTTTTCGGTACGGACGGTGCAGCCGGTACTGCAAGACCTGGAGCCGGAAATGGAAGAGGCGGCCTGGTCCATGGGGGCTTCTCGGTGGCAGACCTTTTGGCGGGTAATTTTGCCGCCGCTGATGCCGGCCATTCTCACGGGCGTGGCCATGGGATTTTCGCGGGCGGTGGGCGAATACGGCTCAGTAGTGATTATTGCGGGCAATATTCCCTTTCAAGACTTAATCGCACCAGTGCTGATTATTCAGCGTTTGGAACAGTTTGACTACGCCGGCGCAACGGTAATTGGTACGGTGCTGCTGCTGATTTCGCTGTCGGCACTGCTGGTGATCAACCTTATTCAGGCCCGCGGGAGGCGCTTCTATGGCTGA
- a CDS encoding ATP-binding protein has translation MTRSPLPRFSLRLRLALWSAALAGGALLGFALLSSWLIYQAKLDRLDARLERTVPLGRPGDSGNFPPGNRNGFPTNPEPDLAQDLGLPADAEVGFLLVGRTGEVVYQSPQWPSAIAQISPTPNPTQGRRGPRRLMTVRSPDGPWRLVVRATPMGQLALAANLDVLRQEMATLRRIYALTIPGLLLVIGGGAWAIAGQALRPVRQLSQSINQVTAQGLHQRVPADPDPEFAPLIAAFNAMLERLERSFQQASRFSGDAAHELKTPLTILQGELERAIQQVETGSAAQQTLSQLLDQVRHLSGIVRKLLLLSLADAGQMSIQRQPVDFSALVQDQLEDLSLLAPELAVTAEIELGVGVMGDRDLLAQVIQNLITNAAKYNLPQGWVRVAVNRADSQVQLTLTNATAPLTAAEASRLFDRFYRGDPARARQTEGLGLGLSLAREIARAHGGDLVLAPSPAGEARFDLHLPMSSN, from the coding sequence GTGACGCGATCGCCGCTGCCCCGATTTTCCCTGCGGCTGCGGCTGGCGCTGTGGTCTGCCGCCCTGGCCGGAGGGGCACTGCTGGGGTTTGCCCTGCTGTCGAGCTGGCTGATCTACCAGGCCAAGCTCGATCGCCTCGACGCCCGGTTAGAACGCACCGTTCCCCTGGGTCGCCCCGGCGATAGCGGCAATTTTCCCCCCGGTAATCGCAATGGCTTTCCCACCAACCCAGAACCGGATTTGGCCCAAGACCTGGGCCTGCCCGCCGATGCCGAGGTGGGGTTTTTGCTGGTGGGCCGCACAGGGGAGGTGGTCTATCAATCGCCCCAGTGGCCCAGTGCGATCGCTCAAATCTCCCCCACACCCAACCCAACTCAGGGGCGCCGGGGACCGCGCCGGTTGATGACGGTGCGATCGCCTGACGGGCCTTGGCGATTGGTGGTGCGGGCTACCCCTATGGGACAACTGGCGCTCGCTGCCAACCTCGACGTTCTTCGTCAGGAAATGGCCACCCTGCGACGCATCTACGCCCTGACGATTCCCGGCCTGCTGCTGGTAATTGGGGGCGGAGCCTGGGCGATCGCGGGCCAGGCGCTGCGGCCCGTGCGTCAGCTTAGCCAGAGCATTAACCAGGTGACGGCCCAGGGTCTGCACCAGCGAGTGCCCGCCGACCCCGACCCTGAGTTTGCGCCGCTCATTGCCGCCTTCAACGCCATGCTAGAGCGGCTAGAGCGCAGCTTTCAGCAGGCGTCTCGCTTCAGCGGCGATGCCGCCCACGAACTCAAGACGCCCCTGACCATTCTCCAGGGAGAGCTAGAGCGAGCCATTCAGCAGGTCGAAACCGGCTCGGCGGCCCAGCAAACCCTGAGCCAACTGCTTGACCAGGTGCGCCACCTGAGCGGCATTGTGCGCAAACTGCTGCTGCTGTCGCTGGCCGATGCCGGGCAGATGAGCATTCAGCGCCAGCCGGTCGATTTCAGCGCCCTAGTGCAAGATCAGCTGGAGGATCTCTCGCTGCTGGCCCCTGAGCTGGCGGTGACGGCTGAGATTGAGCTGGGGGTGGGCGTGATGGGCGATCGCGACCTACTGGCCCAGGTGATCCAAAACCTGATCACCAACGCCGCTAAATACAATCTGCCTCAAGGCTGGGTGCGGGTAGCGGTCAACCGCGCTGATTCCCAAGTACAGCTCACGTTAACTAACGCCACGGCACCCCTCACCGCCGCCGAAGCCAGCCGCCTATTCGATCGCTTCTACCGGGGTGACCCTGCCCGCGCCCGCCAAACCGAAGGGCTAGGCCTAGGCCTCAGCCTTGCCCGCGAGATCGCCCGTGCCCACGGTGGCGATCTGGTGCTGGCCCCTAGCCCCGCTGGAGAAGCCCGGTTTGATCTACACCTGCCTATGTCCTCCAACTAG
- the lgt gene encoding prolipoprotein diacylglyceryl transferase: protein MGAGIELGLAVNGLAQLASPGPIIFQLGPLAIRWYGLLIAIALAIGITLAQRLAQRRGLDPEAVADLSIWLVLGALPAARLYYVAFEWDRYADDPLSAFAIWQGGIAIHGAILGGMLAALLFARLNRLSFWALADVVAPALVLGQAIGRWGNFFNSEAFGGPTNLPWRVYIPPAQRPPGLETVEYYHPTFLYESLWNLGVFALVLWLFFWGLRHPERLKTGTLFLVYFATYSLGRLWIEGLRLDSLMLGPLRMAQVVSLTGIALGVAGLLWLYMGRRSLPDVAKGS from the coding sequence ATGGGAGCAGGTATAGAACTGGGGCTGGCGGTCAACGGGTTGGCGCAGCTAGCGTCACCGGGGCCAATTATCTTTCAGCTGGGGCCCTTGGCCATTCGTTGGTACGGGCTGCTGATTGCGATCGCCCTGGCGATCGGCATTACCCTGGCGCAACGGCTGGCCCAGCGGCGCGGGCTTGACCCCGAGGCGGTTGCCGACCTGTCGATCTGGCTGGTGCTGGGGGCTTTGCCTGCCGCCCGTCTCTACTACGTCGCCTTTGAGTGGGATCGCTACGCCGATGACCCGCTGAGTGCCTTCGCCATTTGGCAGGGGGGCATTGCCATCCACGGGGCGATCTTGGGCGGTATGCTGGCGGCGCTGTTGTTTGCCCGTCTCAATCGACTGTCGTTTTGGGCCCTAGCGGATGTGGTGGCTCCGGCTTTGGTGCTGGGCCAAGCCATTGGTCGCTGGGGCAATTTCTTCAACTCTGAGGCCTTTGGCGGCCCGACCAATCTGCCCTGGCGGGTTTATATTCCCCCCGCCCAGCGCCCCCCCGGGCTGGAAACCGTGGAGTATTATCACCCCACCTTTCTCTACGAATCGCTGTGGAATTTGGGGGTGTTTGCCCTGGTGCTGTGGCTGTTTTTCTGGGGTCTGCGCCATCCCGAACGGCTGAAGACGGGCACGCTCTTTTTGGTCTACTTCGCCACCTACAGCTTAGGCCGCCTGTGGATCGAGGGCCTGCGTCTCGATAGCCTAATGCTGGGGCCGCTGCGAATGGCCCAGGTGGTGAGCCTCACCGGTATAGCGCTAGGAGTAGCTGGGCTGCTGTGGCTGTACATGGGGCGGCGATCGCTGCCGGATGTGGCCAAAGGTAGCTAA
- a CDS encoding Crp/Fnr family transcriptional regulator produces the protein MARQKGQVAATDAVETLTTKSFLFQGLEAKDLLNGLDSSVLVVEKLYSNRPVYTAFRPQTWLEHLYVVVEGGPVIMRSTPLDRVMAMTYPGACFGMRNLPVGFGPVVRAFPSLVEAYKTTDVIKVPVAVVQSLYDQHEIFRDRYSLLFELREKFQYHLLNCSTYPPQAVAALLRALIYQERSLGSQPSQGSSTSYCFDLPIDLIARACQLNHRTVEQVLKGLTKAGYIKTSKTAESANDQVQVVDPEGLKEVYGATRDKVSWWPLK, from the coding sequence ATGGCAAGGCAAAAAGGCCAGGTTGCGGCGACTGATGCCGTCGAAACCTTGACCACGAAAAGTTTTTTGTTTCAGGGCCTAGAGGCCAAAGACCTGCTCAACGGGTTAGACTCCAGTGTCTTGGTCGTAGAAAAGCTGTACTCCAATCGGCCGGTGTATACGGCCTTTCGTCCGCAGACCTGGTTAGAGCACCTCTACGTGGTGGTCGAGGGCGGCCCAGTGATCATGCGCAGCACTCCCCTCGACCGGGTCATGGCCATGACCTACCCCGGCGCCTGTTTTGGCATGCGCAATTTGCCCGTGGGGTTTGGGCCGGTGGTGCGGGCGTTTCCCAGTTTGGTGGAAGCCTACAAAACTACCGACGTGATCAAGGTGCCGGTAGCGGTGGTGCAATCGCTATACGACCAGCACGAAATCTTTCGCGATCGCTACTCTCTCCTATTTGAGCTGCGCGAGAAGTTTCAGTATCACCTGCTCAACTGCAGCACCTACCCTCCCCAAGCTGTGGCGGCGCTGCTGCGGGCGCTGATCTATCAAGAGCGCAGTCTGGGCAGTCAGCCGAGCCAGGGCAGCAGCACTAGCTACTGCTTTGACCTGCCCATCGACCTCATTGCCCGCGCCTGCCAGCTCAACCACCGTACCGTTGAGCAGGTCTTAAAGGGGCTAACGAAGGCGGGCTACATCAAAACCAGCAAAACCGCTGAGTCGGCCAATGACCAAGTGCAGGTGGTTGACCCCGAGGGGCTCAAGGAAGTGTACGGAGCCACCCGCGATAAGGTTTCGTGGTGGCCTTTAAAGTAA
- a CDS encoding NIL domain-containing protein, which produces MSSVSPDYGLEALHLKDPESLIHTEVKVRIPKARHPDPVISNLINRYGLKVNILGALLGANGQEDGWFDLAIEGQAGTVHEALLDLVELEADLWFNTETDDGY; this is translated from the coding sequence ATGTCATCCGTTTCTCCCGACTACGGTCTTGAGGCTCTGCACCTGAAAGACCCTGAAAGCCTGATTCATACTGAAGTAAAAGTCCGCATTCCCAAGGCGCGCCACCCCGACCCGGTAATCTCAAACCTGATTAACCGCTATGGGCTCAAGGTGAATATTCTAGGCGCGTTGCTGGGAGCCAACGGCCAAGAAGATGGCTGGTTTGATCTGGCTATTGAGGGCCAGGCCGGCACCGTTCACGAGGCCCTGCTCGACTTGGTGGAGCTAGAAGCCGATCTGTGGTTCAACACTGAAACCGACGACGGCTACTAA
- a CDS encoding sulfate ABC transporter substrate-binding protein: MTSPQRYISRRSAILFAAGLGLAGTLAACGSTSSTPEASNGGEATTAAAGPVELTLVSYAVTQAAYEQIIPKFVEQWKEETGQEVTFNQSYGGSGSQTRAVLDGLEADVVALALAGDTKKIEEGGLIEPGWEGETPNSAIVHSSVAALVTREGNPKNIQGWEDLARDDVQVVTANPKTSGGAKWNFLAAWGFQTQTGNDDAAALDFVTKVYQNVPVLPKDARESTDVFFNRGQGDVLINYENEVLLAAQNGEELPFVVPEVNISIDNPVAVVDANVDKHGTREVAEAFVEFLFTPEAQEEFAKVGFRPSDPEVGEQFADQFPKIETLFTVADLGGWEEIDKKFFADGAIFDQVQSKVGK; encoded by the coding sequence ATGACATCACCTCAACGTTATATTTCGCGGCGGTCGGCAATTTTATTTGCGGCTGGCCTGGGGCTGGCGGGCACCCTAGCCGCCTGCGGTAGCACCTCATCGACCCCCGAGGCCAGCAATGGCGGCGAAGCGACCACCGCTGCCGCTGGTCCCGTAGAGCTGACCCTGGTCTCCTACGCTGTGACCCAGGCGGCCTACGAGCAAATCATTCCTAAGTTTGTGGAGCAGTGGAAGGAAGAAACTGGTCAGGAAGTCACCTTTAACCAGAGCTACGGTGGCTCAGGCTCTCAAACTCGAGCCGTGCTCGACGGGCTAGAAGCTGATGTCGTCGCCCTAGCCCTGGCTGGGGACACCAAGAAAATTGAAGAGGGTGGCCTGATTGAGCCCGGTTGGGAAGGCGAAACTCCCAATAGCGCCATTGTGCATTCCTCGGTAGCAGCGCTGGTCACCCGCGAGGGCAACCCCAAAAATATTCAGGGCTGGGAAGATCTAGCCCGCGACGATGTGCAGGTGGTGACCGCCAACCCCAAAACCTCTGGCGGTGCCAAGTGGAACTTTTTAGCGGCCTGGGGTTTTCAGACCCAGACCGGTAACGATGATGCCGCCGCCCTAGACTTCGTCACCAAGGTCTATCAAAACGTGCCGGTGCTGCCCAAGGATGCGCGAGAATCTACCGACGTGTTTTTCAACCGGGGCCAGGGCGATGTGCTAATTAACTACGAAAACGAGGTGCTGCTGGCCGCCCAAAATGGCGAGGAGCTGCCTTTTGTGGTTCCCGAGGTAAATATTTCCATTGACAACCCCGTTGCCGTCGTCGATGCCAACGTGGATAAGCACGGCACCCGCGAGGTCGCTGAAGCCTTTGTGGAGTTTTTGTTTACCCCAGAGGCTCAAGAGGAATTCGCCAAAGTGGGCTTCCGCCCCTCTGACCCCGAGGTGGGTGAGCAGTTTGCCGATCAGTTTCCTAAAATCGAAACTCTCTTTACGGTGGCCGACCTAGGCGGCTGGGAAGAGATTGACAAAAAGTTCTTTGCCGACGGGGCGATCTTTGACCAGGTTCAATCCAAAGTTGGCAAGTAG
- a CDS encoding response regulator transcription factor, whose amino-acid sequence MNVLLVEDEAKIASFVAQGLQEQGFVVDTCPNGTEGYALATDRTYDVVLLDIMVPGMDGLAILKALRGAGYAVPVILITARNELDDRLAGLNLGADDYIAKPFYVEELVARIHAVVRRSSGERQNFLAAGPLRLDRITREVTCGGHQVELTAREFNLLEYLMRSPGRVLTRTQILEHVWGYDFNPSTNVVDVAIQRLRKKLDPLDAAQWIESVRGVGYRFRPPEESARGERP is encoded by the coding sequence ATGAACGTTTTATTAGTCGAAGACGAGGCCAAAATTGCCAGTTTTGTGGCCCAGGGGCTGCAAGAACAGGGCTTTGTGGTGGACACCTGCCCCAACGGCACTGAGGGCTATGCCCTGGCCACCGATCGCACCTACGATGTGGTGCTGCTCGACATCATGGTGCCGGGGATGGACGGGCTGGCCATTCTCAAGGCGTTGCGGGGGGCAGGCTATGCCGTGCCGGTAATTTTAATTACCGCCCGCAACGAGCTAGACGATCGCTTGGCTGGGCTAAATCTTGGGGCCGACGACTACATCGCTAAGCCCTTTTATGTCGAAGAACTGGTAGCTCGCATCCATGCGGTAGTGCGGCGCAGCAGCGGCGAGCGGCAGAATTTTTTGGCCGCTGGCCCCCTGCGCCTCGATCGCATTACCCGCGAGGTCACCTGCGGCGGGCACCAGGTCGAGCTGACGGCGCGAGAGTTTAATCTGCTGGAATATTTGATGCGATCGCCCGGTCGAGTGCTGACCCGCACCCAAATTTTGGAGCATGTCTGGGGCTACGACTTTAACCCCAGCACCAACGTCGTCGATGTGGCCATTCAGCGACTGCGCAAAAAGCTCGATCCCCTAGACGCGGCTCAGTGGATCGAGAGCGTGCGGGGAGTGGGCTACCGCTTTCGCCCCCCCGAAGAGAGCGCTCGAGGGGAACGCCCGTGA
- the cysW gene encoding sulfate ABC transporter permease subunit CysW, whose amino-acid sequence MADSSLKQPIAAAGPKSQGTTFQWGKWLLVAFVFGFLGLILLVPTLNVFVQALKAGLPGLLDTFTNKFFLNAVKLTLITAAITVPLNTVFGICAALSLANKNFPGRSLLISIIDLPFSISPVVAGLMLVLLFGNRGWFGPLLEANGIKIIFALPGIVMASIFITMPFIAREVLPALEEAGTQQEEAAATLGANQWQTFWRVTLPSIKWSLLYGLILTNARAMGEFGAVTVVSGNIVGKTQTLPLFIEEAHIQYNSQAAYTAALLLACLAVVTLVVKYLLERTAGIQHRGH is encoded by the coding sequence ATGGCTGATTCATCTTTAAAGCAACCCATTGCTGCCGCTGGGCCTAAATCTCAGGGGACGACGTTTCAGTGGGGCAAGTGGCTGCTGGTGGCCTTTGTCTTTGGCTTCCTGGGGCTAATTTTGCTGGTGCCGACCCTCAACGTGTTTGTTCAAGCATTAAAGGCGGGTCTGCCCGGGTTGCTCGACACGTTTACCAACAAGTTCTTTTTAAATGCGGTCAAGCTGACGTTGATTACGGCAGCAATTACGGTGCCGCTGAACACAGTGTTTGGGATCTGTGCAGCGCTGTCGTTGGCCAACAAAAATTTCCCGGGGCGATCGCTCCTGATCAGCATTATCGACCTGCCCTTCTCGATTTCGCCGGTGGTTGCGGGTCTCATGCTGGTGCTGCTGTTTGGCAACCGGGGCTGGTTTGGGCCGCTGCTTGAGGCCAACGGCATCAAGATTATCTTTGCCCTGCCGGGCATCGTCATGGCCAGTATCTTTATCACCATGCCCTTTATTGCCCGCGAGGTGCTGCCCGCCCTCGAAGAAGCGGGCACCCAGCAAGAAGAGGCCGCCGCCACCCTGGGAGCGAACCAGTGGCAAACCTTCTGGCGGGTCACACTGCCGTCGATTAAGTGGAGTTTGCTCTACGGCCTAATTTTGACTAACGCGCGGGCCATGGGTGAGTTTGGGGCGGTGACCGTGGTCTCGGGCAACATTGTCGGCAAAACCCAAACCCTGCCCCTCTTCATTGAAGAGGCCCACATTCAGTACAACAGCCAGGCAGCCTACACCGCTGCCCTGCTGCTGGCCTGTTTGGCTGTGGTCACTCTGGTAGTGAAGTATTTGCTAGAGCGCACGGCTGGTATTCAGCATCGAGGGCACTAA